One window of the Clostridium sp. MB40-C1 genome contains the following:
- a CDS encoding DUF5050 domain-containing protein translates to MSKKRHLLIVAIIVFISIIFVGCKDFTGNDTPSCDANKQEVVHQKENVVVASKEEVNENENGNTNGNLNNFGLAVEKRGWIYYLYEKDDKGYIYKKKIDGSLNTKLCDDYGFYINVVGNYIYYNNADDNNHIYRIKTDGTGREKISNDIVQDVFVEGKFIYYVNAEDGKIYKLKIDNKEKVKLTDDIMEIGGIAVDKEFIYYNNKGITKIKKDGSAKTSILQDNSNVFSIIDVDQQWIYYLNDVGLFRIKKDGTLKEQLYSGSASWGNLKGEYIFFSDINSGCIYKISKDGKSKTKIVEDLAYKINIVGTEIYYDYSNRPMKMKWVSEK, encoded by the coding sequence ATGTCAAAAAAAAGACACTTGTTGATTGTTGCTATTATTGTGTTTATTAGTATTATTTTCGTAGGATGTAAAGACTTTACCGGTAACGATACTCCTTCATGTGATGCAAACAAACAAGAAGTAGTTCATCAGAAAGAGAATGTAGTTGTAGCTTCTAAAGAAGAGGTAAATGAAAATGAAAATGGAAATACTAATGGAAATTTAAATAATTTTGGACTTGCTGTGGAAAAGAGAGGTTGGATTTATTACCTATATGAAAAAGACGATAAAGGATATATATACAAAAAGAAGATAGATGGTTCTTTAAATACAAAATTATGTGATGACTATGGATTTTATATAAATGTAGTAGGAAACTATATTTATTATAATAATGCTGATGATAACAATCATATTTATAGAATAAAAACAGATGGCACAGGAAGAGAAAAAATTTCTAATGATATTGTACAAGATGTTTTTGTAGAGGGAAAATTTATTTATTATGTAAATGCTGAGGACGGCAAAATATACAAGCTTAAAATTGATAATAAAGAGAAAGTTAAATTAACTGATGATATTATGGAAATAGGTGGTATTGCAGTAGATAAAGAATTTATATACTACAATAATAAAGGGATTACTAAAATTAAGAAAGATGGATCAGCAAAAACATCGATTCTACAAGATAACAGCAATGTTTTTAGTATAATAGATGTAGATCAGCAGTGGATATATTATTTAAATGATGTTGGATTATTTAGAATAAAAAAAGATGGTACATTAAAGGAACAATTATATAGCGGATCAGCATCTTGGGGAAACCTTAAGGGAGAATATATATTTTTTAGTGACATAAATAGTGGGTGTATATATAAGATTAGTAAAGACGGAAAGAGTAAAACAAAAATAGTAGAAGACTTAGCTTATAAAATCAATATTGTTGGAACTGAAATTTATTATGATTATTCTAATAGACCTATGAAAATGAAGTGGGTAAGTGAAAAATAA
- a CDS encoding cation diffusion facilitator family transporter, with protein sequence MLSKLLVTKFVKDYENTNNHKVRESYGYLGGVVGIVVNFILFLIKLFIGLLVKSIAVTADAFNNLSDVLSSVITIAGFKLASKPADKEHPFGHGRIEYISGLIVAFMVLMVGVEFTKSSFNKIMNPEKINFQLIPFILLLISVGAKIWLSKFNKYIGKKINSSALQASSLDALTDVISSSTVAFSLLLSKWISFPIDGYVGIAVSLFILYSGYSLIKDTINPLLGEAPDPELVEELKNEVLKYENIIGVHDLIIHNYGPGRRMASIHAEVPYDISIVKIHEIIDKAENEISKNLDIFLVIHMDPVNTDDEEINKARIEVGKVLENFPQIKSFHDFRIVGDGEYKNLIFDIVVDFSSKLTLKDEENLKINIDKELKKIHPLYNALITLDRAYS encoded by the coding sequence ATGCTTTCAAAATTACTAGTTACTAAATTTGTAAAAGACTACGAAAATACAAATAATCATAAAGTTAGAGAATCTTATGGATATTTAGGCGGAGTAGTAGGTATAGTAGTTAACTTTATTCTTTTTTTAATAAAACTCTTTATTGGATTATTGGTTAAAAGTATTGCTGTAACAGCAGACGCCTTCAACAACTTATCAGACGTTTTATCTTCAGTTATAACTATTGCTGGATTCAAATTAGCTTCTAAGCCTGCTGATAAAGAACATCCTTTTGGACATGGTAGAATAGAATATATTTCTGGATTAATTGTAGCTTTTATGGTTCTCATGGTTGGAGTAGAATTTACTAAGTCTTCTTTTAACAAAATAATGAATCCTGAAAAAATAAATTTTCAACTAATACCTTTTATTTTATTATTAATATCCGTCGGTGCTAAAATATGGCTAAGTAAATTCAACAAATACATAGGAAAAAAAATAAATTCCTCTGCTCTTCAAGCATCTTCTTTAGATGCCTTAACTGATGTTATATCTTCAAGTACTGTAGCATTTTCATTACTACTTTCTAAGTGGATATCCTTTCCTATTGACGGGTATGTAGGTATCGCAGTATCGTTATTTATTTTATACTCTGGATACTCTTTAATAAAAGATACAATTAATCCACTATTGGGTGAAGCTCCCGATCCTGAACTTGTTGAAGAATTAAAAAATGAAGTACTAAAATATGAAAATATTATAGGAGTTCATGATTTAATAATACACAACTATGGTCCTGGAAGAAGAATGGCTTCTATACATGCAGAAGTTCCTTATGATATATCTATTGTTAAAATCCATGAAATAATAGATAAAGCAGAAAATGAAATTTCTAAAAACTTAGATATATTTTTAGTTATACACATGGATCCAGTAAATACAGACGATGAGGAAATAAATAAAGCTAGGATAGAAGTAGGAAAAGTCTTAGAAAATTTTCCTCAAATTAAATCTTTTCATGATTTTAGAATCGTTGGTGATGGAGAGTATAAAAATTTAATTTTTGATATTGTAGTTGATTTTAGTTCAAAATTAACTTTAAAAGATGAAGAAAATCTTAAAATTAATATAGATAAAGAACTAAAGAAAATTCATCCTCTTTACAATGCTCTTATTACATTAGATAGAGCTTATAGTTAA